CCTCATGATCCTTAAGCACGCGGTGGGGCATGCCGTGGGCTATAAGCTCTACAGGGCATGTCTCTCCTGTGGAGCCGGCATACATATGCTCAAGCATCTCGCCTGTGATCTCTGCCTGGTTATGGTAATAAAGCTTTTTATTCACGCATGCCACTGACTTTACATAGCGTGAAATAAGGAGCAGGTCATGGCTTACTAGCAGGATAGTGATCCCATTATTAAGCTCCTTTAAGAGCCTGTAAAAATCGGTCTGTCCTTTTGCGTCAATGCTCGCTGTGGGTTCATCCAGGAGAAGCAGCTTTGGCCCTGAAACAAGTGCCCTTGCAATAAATACCCTCTGACGCTGTCCGCCGGAAAGGGAGCCTATTTTTCTATCTGCATATGCTTCCATCTCCATACGAGCGAGGGCAGCAATAGCCTGTGAACGATCCGCCCTGGTATCACTATTGATCATCCCCATAAGCACAACATCAAGGGCTGTGATCGGAAATGACCTGTTTACATGCACATTCTGCGGCACATAGCCGATACACCTTGATGCCTTTTGCGGTGGCTTTCCATCAACAAGTATGCTGCCCTTGTGAGGGGCGAGCAGCCCCAGTATCAGTTTAAGCAGCGTGGTTTTACCCCCTCCGTTTGGCCCGATAATGGCTGCAAAATCCCCATGCGGGATCATTAAGTTCACATCCTTGAGCACTGTCTCCTTTTCAAAGGAGAAATCAACATCACTTATTTCAATTATAGCCATCTATATTATCTCTATTTCAATGCGTCCCTGAATTTATCCGCCACATCCTTTAGATTTTCCAACCACTCATATGCCATTGGATCGGCAAAAATAACCTCTCCGCCTATCTCTCTCGCAATAACCTTTGCACTTTTAACAGAAAATTGCGGCTGTGCAAAGATAACCTTTATATTATTTCCCCTTGCATGGCTGATCAGTTCTTTTAATTGTGCAGGTTTGGGCTCCTTGCCCTCGATCTCAACCGGCACCTGTTCAAGCTTATAGGCATTGGCAAAATAACCCCAGGCTGGGTGGAATACAATAAACTTCATGCCGGATTTCTCTTTAAACATGGTTTTTAATTCTGAATCCAGTTGTTCAACCCTGCGGATAAAGTTTTTGTAATTAGCCTCATACTCATTTTTATGGGCAGGGTCAGCTTCCTTCAGCGCATCCAGGATTGCGGTTGCCTGTATCTTTACAAGCGGGGGAGATAACCAAATATGGGGGTCAAGGCTATGGTGATCATGGTGTATATCTTCACCTGCTTCATACTCATGGTGATGATCTGCATCTTCATGGTGATCCAATTCATGATGATGAGATTTCATGGGTATCTTTTTAATGCCCTCATCCGTATGGACCACCTTGATCGCCGGGTTAATGGAGACGATTTTGTCAAAATGTGCCTCTTCAAATTCAATACTTGTGGCAAAATAGAGCCTTGCGCCAGAAAGGCTGACCATCTGCCTGGGCTTTGGCTCATATGTATGCGCATCTGCGCCAGTCGGCACCATTACCTGGCAATCCACCAAATCTTTGCCTATCTGCTGAACAAAATATCTCTGTGGTTCTATAGTAACAAAGACTTTAAGTTTGTCAGATGCAGAAGCCACTGTGCATAAAGCCAATATAAAAAACAGGATCGAAAAGTATAGTCTCGCCGGTGTTTTCAATTTATCTCTCCTTCATAACATATTTATCAGGCCAATGTTAGATCATGCAACTTGTTATCATAATTAAATTGGCATGATAAATAGTTAATAATATATCCAATAGATTATAAATAATGTAAATTTGTAATGAATTATTGCATAAGTAAATGCAAAAATATTGCATTTAATGAGAAAAGGCAATATAAATCCCCGAAATAAATGCCATTACAGGTTTTATAAATAGAGTCACATAATCAGGTCTATATGAATAAAGCTGAAAAATACAGGTGCAGACATGTTAAACTAACCGGGATGTTTCAGCGGGATAAGGAACTCAGGAAATATTTCGGGGTCATTGATACTGCTGTGCTGCTGATGCCTTGCCCCTTGCTATAGCCTTTGATTCGGATAT
This window of the Desulfatiglans sp. genome carries:
- a CDS encoding zinc ABC transporter solute-binding protein: MKTPARLYFSILFFILALCTVASASDKLKVFVTIEPQRYFVQQIGKDLVDCQVMVPTGADAHTYEPKPRQMVSLSGARLYFATSIEFEEAHFDKIVSINPAIKVVHTDEGIKKIPMKSHHHELDHHEDADHHHEYEAGEDIHHDHHSLDPHIWLSPPLVKIQATAILDALKEADPAHKNEYEANYKNFIRRVEQLDSELKTMFKEKSGMKFIVFHPAWGYFANAYKLEQVPVEIEGKEPKPAQLKELISHARGNNIKVIFAQPQFSVKSAKVIAREIGGEVIFADPMAYEWLENLKDVADKFRDALK
- a CDS encoding metal ABC transporter ATP-binding protein, whose amino-acid sequence is MAIIEISDVDFSFEKETVLKDVNLMIPHGDFAAIIGPNGGGKTTLLKLILGLLAPHKGSILVDGKPPQKASRCIGYVPQNVHVNRSFPITALDVVLMGMINSDTRADRSQAIAALARMEMEAYADRKIGSLSGGQRQRVFIARALVSGPKLLLLDEPTASIDAKGQTDFYRLLKELNNGITILLVSHDLLLISRYVKSVACVNKKLYYHNQAEITGEMLEHMYAGSTGETCPVELIAHGMPHRVLKDHEVN